The following are encoded in a window of Ruminiclostridium herbifermentans genomic DNA:
- a CDS encoding sensor histidine kinase, with amino-acid sequence MKKIHILKWLNNVNIRNKLLFSYILVVLLPVLLIGFVLTFSMMDMATERAMYEASNSVDRVYGRLDETLKLAKDLFGQFNMDSNLERTVMTRYQTVNEVLEAYSGYTGIINCTRYYSREIEDIKLYTYNETMLDSGQFIVVDDDIYGETWFEEARTLNRGGYWQMLYNPNRNSSYLSLTTQLNGVIHLKPLGILVISIKESCLTSIVEDESYDTIILDDKGIVLASKKVEFVNKELDIENLKTLSDISSGIHDIIYGDKKVKAIVKTFIPSANNKEFRIVSLVPLGAITDKVMRTFMLGFIIMMISFVMAAVLFIFFANTISKRVKRISEDMHTVALGNFDFLPSIEGNDEIGQLSRDLGVMVKSINDLISEVYVVNMQKDQLAIRQREIKLKMLASQINPHFLFNALEAIRMRAYCNGDEEVAEVIMLLGKIMRRNLEIGNELVFFHEEVNLVKAYLDIQKFRYRNRFNYKLNYSCELENYKLLPLIIQPIVENAVVHGLKWVEEGGDISLNAEKESGILRIIVEDNGCGMDEEQMRNVIESLNEAENDPGQHIGLKNVHQRIRLYYGEDYGISIESTFGKGTRVEITLPWGG; translated from the coding sequence ATGAAGAAAATTCATATTTTAAAATGGTTGAATAATGTAAATATCAGAAATAAACTTTTGTTTTCCTATATCTTAGTTGTATTGCTTCCTGTACTTCTTATCGGATTTGTATTGACCTTTAGCATGATGGATATGGCTACTGAGAGGGCAATGTATGAGGCTAGCAACAGCGTTGATAGGGTATATGGAAGACTTGATGAAACTTTAAAGCTGGCCAAAGATCTATTTGGACAGTTTAACATGGATAGTAACCTAGAACGTACAGTAATGACAAGATATCAAACCGTAAATGAGGTGTTGGAGGCTTATTCAGGATACACAGGGATTATAAATTGTACACGCTATTATTCTAGGGAGATAGAGGATATAAAGCTGTATACATATAATGAAACGATGTTAGACAGTGGGCAATTTATTGTTGTTGATGATGATATTTACGGAGAAACTTGGTTCGAAGAAGCTAGAACACTTAATAGAGGGGGTTATTGGCAGATGCTTTATAATCCAAATAGGAATTCTAGCTATCTATCACTTACAACACAACTCAATGGTGTTATTCATTTAAAACCCCTTGGAATTTTGGTAATCAGTATAAAAGAAAGCTGCTTGACGTCTATTGTGGAGGATGAATCCTATGACACCATTATTCTGGACGACAAAGGAATTGTACTAGCTTCAAAAAAAGTTGAATTTGTAAATAAAGAGTTGGATATTGAGAATCTTAAAACCCTTTCAGACATCTCTTCAGGTATTCATGATATTATTTATGGAGATAAAAAAGTAAAAGCCATTGTTAAAACATTTATTCCTAGTGCAAACAATAAGGAGTTTCGGATAGTATCGTTAGTACCCTTAGGTGCAATTACTGATAAAGTCATGAGAACCTTTATGCTTGGTTTCATAATAATGATGATAAGCTTTGTAATGGCTGCAGTTTTGTTCATATTTTTTGCCAATACCATAAGCAAACGGGTAAAGCGTATAAGTGAGGATATGCATACTGTAGCTTTGGGAAACTTTGATTTTTTACCATCCATTGAAGGGAATGATGAAATTGGTCAGCTTTCAAGAGATTTAGGGGTAATGGTAAAAAGCATAAATGACTTGATAAGTGAAGTGTATGTAGTGAATATGCAAAAGGATCAATTGGCTATAAGGCAAAGAGAAATAAAGCTGAAAATGCTAGCAAGCCAAATTAATCCACATTTTCTTTTTAATGCATTAGAAGCAATTAGAATGAGAGCCTATTGTAATGGAGATGAAGAGGTTGCAGAGGTTATCATGCTTTTAGGAAAAATAATGAGACGAAATCTGGAAATAGGGAATGAACTAGTCTTTTTCCATGAAGAAGTTAATTTAGTAAAGGCTTACCTTGACATTCAAAAGTTCAGATACAGGAATAGATTTAACTATAAATTGAATTATAGTTGCGAACTTGAGAATTATAAGCTGCTTCCATTAATTATACAGCCTATCGTGGAAAATGCCGTTGTACATGGATTGAAATGGGTGGAAGAAGGTGGTGATATTTCGCTTAATGCCGAAAAGGAAAGTGGAATATTGCGAATTATAGTTGAGGACAATGGCTGCGGAATGGATGAGGAGCAGATGAGGAATGTTATTGAAAGCCTGAATGAGGCAGAAAATGATCCTGGTCAGCATATTGGACTAAAGAATGTACATCAGAGGATAAGGCTATATTATGGAGAGGATTATGGAATAAGTATCGAAAGTACCTTTGGAAAAGGTACTAGAGTGGAGATTACTTTACCGTGGGGAGGGTGA
- a CDS encoding chemotaxis protein CheW, with protein MATRGSRKGNTNFEKMKKEMTSKKQMAKKQIDVEIPVTNIENLTQEKSLNKNEAIQGQQDILLNLNEKVVADEKVVKNKKTDKIKNENKEEIVQILPKANKDVDKVSYKAEEEDLVAETKKTDMVIFRIEDEEFALEISNVKEIIRLPLMTKVPNASDFITGLCCLRGELLPVIDSRKLFGIAASDYEEGTRIVIIEINGKKVGIIADKVSEVLSVDESVIKEPPESIKEIDGGVITSILLLNDGKRIIMVLDASKLSKLENNCQEYINQNQIQNISDNASNKLSQEEEQFIISSIGEEEYAFSVNDVNEIIRIPEIVKVPNTPDYVAGVISIRNQLLAVINLGTLLNVDSNQLNEYSRIVIVDNGNYKFGVIVDKVSQVIRTRKDSLSNQIANLSKMEYIKGFLELNNGTRLVMLLNTFNLITAEDVNSFLSIDSSKEIMNSTLTVNDETESNLEHVVVFKLGDNEFGIRIKYVKEINRISDIVHFPGAPAFIDGMVNLRGEVIPVLNLKTMFNDESSSSESSKFLVVEFNHRRIGIMIDYATEVLKLPNNILEKVSAILDGNGIDKCVDSIAKLNEGKRVVLLLDLSFVLSFM; from the coding sequence ATGGCAACAAGAGGCAGTAGAAAAGGGAATACTAATTTTGAAAAGATGAAAAAGGAAATGACGAGCAAGAAGCAAATGGCTAAAAAGCAAATTGATGTTGAAATCCCAGTGACAAATATTGAAAATCTTACGCAAGAGAAGTCTTTAAACAAAAATGAAGCCATACAAGGTCAACAGGATATATTATTGAACTTGAATGAAAAAGTTGTTGCTGATGAGAAAGTTGTAAAAAACAAAAAGACTGATAAAATCAAAAATGAGAATAAAGAAGAAATAGTCCAAATACTTCCGAAAGCTAATAAAGATGTTGACAAGGTGTCTTACAAAGCTGAAGAAGAGGATTTAGTAGCAGAAACAAAAAAGACAGATATGGTAATTTTCAGGATTGAAGATGAAGAATTTGCATTGGAAATATCTAATGTAAAAGAAATCATTCGTTTACCATTAATGACTAAAGTACCTAATGCTTCTGACTTTATCACAGGCTTATGCTGCTTAAGAGGAGAGTTGTTGCCAGTAATAGACAGTAGAAAATTGTTTGGTATAGCTGCATCTGATTACGAAGAGGGAACAAGGATTGTTATAATCGAAATTAATGGAAAAAAGGTTGGGATAATTGCTGACAAAGTTTCAGAAGTACTTAGTGTTGATGAATCGGTAATTAAGGAACCGCCTGAAAGTATTAAAGAAATTGACGGTGGAGTAATAACTAGTATCCTATTATTGAATGATGGGAAAAGAATTATTATGGTGTTAGACGCGTCTAAATTAAGTAAGCTTGAGAATAATTGTCAAGAATACATAAATCAAAATCAAATACAGAATATATCTGACAATGCTTCAAATAAATTATCACAGGAAGAAGAGCAGTTTATTATATCTAGTATTGGTGAAGAAGAATACGCATTTAGTGTTAACGATGTAAATGAAATTATAAGAATACCTGAAATTGTGAAGGTCCCAAATACGCCAGACTATGTTGCAGGTGTTATTTCTATCAGAAATCAGCTTCTTGCTGTAATAAATTTAGGCACATTATTAAACGTAGATTCAAATCAATTAAATGAGTATAGCCGTATTGTAATTGTAGATAATGGAAATTATAAATTTGGAGTTATTGTTGATAAAGTGTCCCAGGTTATAAGAACACGCAAAGATTCTTTGAGTAACCAAATTGCAAATTTGTCCAAAATGGAATATATAAAAGGATTTTTGGAATTAAATAATGGAACAAGACTTGTAATGCTATTGAACACTTTTAATCTTATTACAGCTGAAGATGTTAACAGCTTCTTATCTATAGATAGTAGTAAAGAAATAATGAACAGTACATTGACAGTAAATGATGAAACAGAATCTAACCTTGAACATGTTGTTGTATTTAAGTTAGGAGATAATGAGTTTGGAATAAGAATCAAATATGTGAAAGAAATAAATAGAATAAGTGATATTGTTCATTTTCCAGGAGCTCCGGCTTTTATTGATGGAATGGTAAATCTTCGTGGAGAAGTGATTCCTGTTTTGAACTTAAAAACAATGTTTAATGATGAATCATCATCCAGTGAATCTTCAAAGTTTTTAGTTGTGGAGTTCAATCACAGGCGAATTGGGATAATGATAGATTATGCCACTGAAGTTTTAAAGCTACCAAATAATATCCTTGAAAAGGTTTCAGCTATACTCGATGGAAATGGAATTGATAAGTGTGTAGATTCCATTGCTAAATTAAATGAAGGCAAGAGAGTGGTATTGTTACTAGATCTTTCATTTGTACTAAGTTTTATGTAG
- a CDS encoding ParA family protein: MDGRLKKFAVLNNKGGIGKSTIAVHVAHGLAIKGKKVLLIDMDGQNDASLFLGFTSEDYKKSFYNIAVENERVSLFECIIHARENLDLLPSRRIDLINLELYKEHNISSYLFNKLKEVESSAYDYVIIDCGPQRSRINDAALYYVDKIIVPVQVEAASVRAIGNIYEYLSDLGLDSTMISLVVPNMYDERTSDSKENLEFVKEFFSGSDVLTEPIYRRVKITETGKLGRTVYESDREAARQFDHIVERLVNIDGNKRQ, translated from the coding sequence ATGGATGGAAGATTAAAAAAGTTTGCTGTATTAAATAATAAGGGTGGCATTGGTAAAAGTACCATCGCGGTGCATGTTGCACACGGTCTTGCGATAAAAGGGAAAAAGGTATTGCTTATAGATATGGATGGACAAAATGACGCAAGTCTTTTTCTTGGATTTACTTCAGAAGACTATAAAAAAAGCTTTTATAATATTGCAGTTGAAAATGAAAGAGTAAGTCTATTCGAATGTATTATTCATGCAAGAGAAAACCTTGATTTATTACCTTCCAGACGTATTGATCTAATAAATTTAGAACTTTATAAAGAACATAATATAAGTTCATATTTATTTAATAAGCTTAAAGAAGTAGAAAGTAGCGCTTATGATTATGTTATTATAGATTGCGGACCACAAAGAAGCAGGATAAATGATGCTGCGTTATATTACGTAGATAAAATTATTGTACCAGTTCAAGTTGAGGCTGCATCGGTAAGGGCGATTGGGAATATTTACGAATACCTTTCAGATTTAGGACTGGATTCAACTATGATTTCACTGGTGGTACCTAACATGTATGATGAGAGAACTAGCGATAGTAAAGAAAACCTTGAATTCGTTAAAGAATTCTTTTCTGGAAGTGATGTATTGACAGAACCAATATATCGTAGAGTAAAGATTACCGAAACCGGGAAGCTAGGCAGAACGGTTTATGAAAGTGATAGGGAAGCTGCGAGGCAGTTTGATCATATTGTTGAAAGGCTGGTGAACATTGATGGCAACAAGAGGCAGTAG
- a CDS encoding chemotaxis protein CheA produces the protein MAQSIRVSQEKIDKMMNMISELLIAKNSFMHISTKLNVEYDLPEMSKEVKQVGAYVNRISDELQNAIMSIRMVEVRTVFQKMPRVVRDIAQSTGKKMDLIMEGESTEIDKTIIEQISDPLVHLIRNAADHGIENPEERSLKGKAETGKIILRAYNKNKNVYIEIEDDGKGMDAEKLKEKAIEKGFISRSEAELLNRTQLVNLIFLPGFSTARQITEVSGRGVGMDIVKSNIMKINGNVTIESEVDKGTKMTIQLPLTLAVSRGLIVEVSGESYIFPLEYIYGTAKIKKDNIHMYNGKCFTHLRGEVLGAEWLSKIFLMDEIDDTQDELNAVIISNGAEKYAIFVDKLKSEQEFVVKTLDGQLSSIPGISGSTLLGNGKVVLIINPLDIMQLVHN, from the coding sequence GTGGCCCAGAGTATCAGAGTAAGCCAAGAAAAAATTGACAAAATGATGAATATGATTTCTGAGTTGTTAATTGCAAAGAATTCATTTATGCATATTTCTACAAAGCTAAATGTGGAGTATGATCTACCTGAGATGTCTAAAGAAGTAAAGCAAGTAGGAGCTTATGTAAACAGAATCTCGGATGAACTTCAGAATGCTATTATGTCCATAAGGATGGTAGAGGTGCGAACTGTATTTCAAAAAATGCCCCGTGTGGTAAGAGATATAGCTCAGAGTACCGGTAAGAAAATGGATTTGATTATGGAAGGAGAAAGTACTGAGATTGATAAAACCATTATCGAGCAAATTAGTGATCCATTAGTTCATTTAATACGAAATGCTGCAGACCATGGTATTGAAAATCCTGAAGAACGATCATTAAAAGGAAAAGCCGAAACAGGCAAAATTATATTAAGGGCTTACAATAAAAATAAAAATGTGTATATAGAAATAGAAGATGATGGAAAAGGAATGGATGCTGAAAAATTAAAGGAAAAAGCTATTGAAAAGGGTTTTATTTCAAGAAGTGAAGCTGAGTTGTTGAATAGAACTCAATTGGTTAATCTTATTTTCCTTCCTGGTTTTAGTACAGCTAGACAAATTACTGAAGTATCCGGTAGGGGAGTTGGTATGGATATTGTCAAAAGCAATATTATGAAAATTAATGGAAATGTAACCATAGAGAGCGAAGTAGATAAAGGAACAAAAATGACTATTCAACTGCCACTGACGTTAGCAGTTTCTAGAGGATTAATTGTTGAAGTGTCCGGCGAAAGCTATATTTTCCCTTTGGAGTATATATACGGAACTGCAAAGATAAAAAAGGACAATATTCATATGTATAATGGTAAATGTTTTACTCACTTAAGAGGTGAAGTACTTGGTGCAGAATGGTTAAGTAAAATTTTTCTTATGGATGAAATTGATGATACACAAGATGAGTTAAATGCAGTTATTATATCAAACGGTGCGGAGAAATATGCCATTTTTGTAGACAAGCTTAAAAGTGAACAGGAATTTGTTGTGAAGACACTTGATGGACAACTATCATCAATTCCGGGAATATCAGGCTCAACTTTGTTAGGTAATGGAAAGGTTGTTCTGATAATAAATCCTCTTGATATTATGCAGCTTGTTCATAATTAG
- a CDS encoding Hpt domain-containing protein — MSSRIYLEDIDVVKMFIEEWMESLKGLEKEILKLEVCSEDTELINDIYRRAHSIKGGSSFVGLSIITSLSYEVEVTLDAIRKRDITVNTELIDSLLLLVDFLNTYIANLLSKIKEQGTTDENEIFIDFINEQNENSVLERLKIAHEKCKKLELNTSVSEGEPKEEVELDILQTEEFKNGLAEGMKEQFLLESTEHIERIENYLLIELDKNSDNREAINDIFRSVHSIKGGTGIYLSALSAKNPLFSGLRKFSEVVHNFESLLVLVRDKVISFDKSLIDLSYSVTDYFKAFINAVDANDNIDLNEIEILGKIGASIVCIESGSCYISQKVLPITPEVSEKNSL, encoded by the coding sequence ATGAGCAGTAGGATTTATTTAGAAGATATAGATGTTGTTAAAATGTTTATTGAAGAATGGATGGAATCTCTAAAGGGACTTGAGAAGGAAATTTTGAAGCTTGAAGTTTGTTCTGAGGATACTGAGTTAATCAATGATATTTATAGAAGGGCTCATTCTATAAAAGGCGGTTCTTCCTTCGTGGGTCTTTCAATTATAACAAGTCTCAGTTATGAGGTAGAGGTTACACTTGATGCTATAAGAAAGAGAGATATTACAGTAAATACTGAGCTTATTGATAGTTTGCTTTTATTAGTGGATTTTTTGAATACTTATATAGCCAATTTGCTTAGCAAAATTAAAGAACAGGGAACAACTGACGAAAATGAAATTTTTATAGACTTTATAAATGAGCAGAATGAAAATTCAGTTTTGGAAAGACTTAAGATTGCTCATGAAAAATGCAAGAAACTTGAACTAAATACAAGCGTATCTGAAGGAGAACCTAAGGAAGAGGTTGAATTGGATATACTTCAGACAGAAGAGTTTAAAAACGGCCTGGCCGAAGGGATGAAAGAACAATTTCTTCTTGAGAGTACAGAACATATTGAGAGAATTGAGAATTATTTGCTAATAGAGTTAGACAAGAATTCAGATAACAGAGAGGCAATAAATGATATATTTAGGTCTGTCCACAGCATTAAAGGTGGAACAGGAATATATCTTTCAGCTCTATCTGCAAAAAATCCACTTTTTTCAGGACTAAGGAAATTCTCAGAAGTTGTTCACAACTTTGAAAGTTTATTAGTGCTAGTGAGAGATAAGGTTATCAGCTTTGATAAAAGCCTTATTGATTTAAGTTATAGTGTTACAGATTATTTTAAAGCTTTTATAAATGCTGTTGATGCTAATGATAATATTGACTTAAATGAGATCGAAATTCTCGGAAAAATTGGTGCATCGATTGTATGTATTGAATCTGGTTCCTGCTACATTTCACAAAAGGTATTGCCAATTACTCCTGAGGTATCAGAAAAAAACAGCCTATAA
- a CDS encoding response regulator, with amino-acid sequence MKQNIKKEILVVDDSEMVRNFHSYILKMFGYQVETAENGAIALEKLLSGDYRLIVTDINMPKMDGYELIRNMHVHGIHIPIIIVSTEEEYKVSYLKEQLGAGIHMIKPTDPEKLVKTIKRLL; translated from the coding sequence ATGAAGCAAAACATTAAAAAAGAAATCTTGGTGGTTGATGATTCTGAAATGGTCAGAAATTTTCATAGTTATATTCTAAAAATGTTTGGCTATCAAGTTGAGACAGCTGAAAATGGAGCAATTGCACTTGAAAAACTACTTAGCGGAGACTATAGATTAATTGTTACTGACATCAATATGCCTAAAATGGATGGTTATGAATTAATAAGAAATATGCATGTACATGGAATACATATTCCAATAATTATAGTTTCAACAGAAGAGGAATACAAAGTTAGTTACCTAAAAGAACAGTTAGGTGCAGGAATCCATATGATAAAACCAACTGACCCAGAAAAGCTTGTTAAGACAATAAAAAGACTTCTTTGA
- a CDS encoding CheR family methyltransferase, with protein sequence MILSDELFDKFIKLIYKRTGIYYEYNKKYFVQKRIEKRAEILEIDRLSEYYIMLKFSEDTSEFDQLVNDLTVNETYFFRDFPQLRNFAEDILPLFEKENESKKKIKIWCAACSTGEEPYTLSIILQEMLDKYEKWEVQILASDINTEVLQYARIGLYENRSVKDVPPEYLKKYFTRRHDKHLINLNVRKPITFKRINLMDENAMANINGCDFIFCRNCLIYFDDESRKNVLSNFYEALNPGGFIFLGHSESVGRISSAYKVQRIGDTIVYSRPK encoded by the coding sequence ATGATATTATCTGATGAATTATTTGATAAATTCATTAAATTAATTTATAAAAGAACTGGAATTTATTATGAATATAATAAAAAGTATTTTGTCCAGAAGAGAATAGAAAAGCGCGCTGAAATTCTTGAAATAGACAGGCTGAGCGAGTATTACATTATGCTGAAATTTTCTGAGGATACATCAGAATTTGATCAGTTAGTTAATGATCTTACAGTAAATGAGACATACTTTTTCCGTGATTTTCCGCAATTGCGTAACTTTGCTGAAGATATCCTTCCATTGTTTGAAAAGGAAAATGAAAGTAAGAAAAAAATAAAAATTTGGTGCGCAGCCTGCTCTACTGGAGAAGAACCCTATACTTTATCTATCATTCTTCAAGAAATGCTCGATAAATATGAAAAATGGGAAGTTCAGATACTGGCTTCTGATATAAATACCGAAGTATTACAATATGCCAGAATTGGACTTTATGAGAATAGATCTGTAAAAGATGTACCGCCTGAATATTTGAAAAAGTATTTTACAAGACGTCATGATAAGCACTTGATAAACTTAAATGTACGGAAGCCTATAACATTCAAGAGGATTAACTTAATGGATGAAAATGCAATGGCAAATATTAACGGATGTGACTTTATATTCTGTAGAAATTGTTTAATATATTTTGATGATGAGTCAAGAAAGAACGTTTTGTCAAATTTTTATGAGGCTTTAAATCCTGGCGGTTTTATATTCCTTGGACATTCAGAATCTGTAGGGAGAATATCATCAGCTTATAAAGTTCAAAGAATAGGTGATACCATTGTGTATTCCAGGCCTAAATAA
- a CDS encoding HEAT repeat domain-containing protein: MEYINNSFDKQKVITLINNLIIKKERYEQEKLAKKLGNIKDERTPEFVAPLLYSKDAYIRNIAIEIFISLGEKSLKVLEQKLSDPDRNIRKFALDALKHIREKRSCEIAMTALDDTDENVVEAALEVIEEQSYKEAASKLANILEDTDSIWIINALIRTFDKLGLKKYSQVISEKIFYINVSDIEKNILMNTYVKALGNIGSYEDIDLIIYKYKKDFIIDDSNLVFGLCSLIVNNNISTLPENTYLELERIFKEGWNYKEETLFFISIAAFVQINMVFFLQDINEIYNFYKREEFFIENICNILQRLDQIPDSFINKLLSSEEPELVMLGLELENKKNIDYIDNTVCKEALEEITFGEKKDSMDPLDVDMLFLKLENKNSFVRKEAAQRLIMFQKLENVELIEEIINRNSGVEGMEALKVLFRLNSDIGLKHIAYRMGSMDENIRSGLIDIMEYSSDYDFYDFMNTMINDPSQKVRRKAIKALSKRIDDRSLQLLLKLYEDEYEEVNKMEIIFNIYKFKSESAFNLLSVAATSNAILIRIAAASSLGKYNSKKAEIVLQSMLSDPVEEVREAVREAFTGVEVME, encoded by the coding sequence ATGGAATACATAAATAACAGCTTTGATAAACAGAAAGTAATAACTCTCATAAATAATTTAATTATAAAAAAAGAAAGATATGAACAAGAAAAACTTGCTAAAAAGCTTGGGAATATAAAAGATGAAAGAACACCAGAGTTTGTTGCTCCTTTGCTTTATTCAAAGGATGCATATATTCGTAATATCGCAATTGAAATATTTATATCATTGGGTGAAAAGTCATTAAAGGTATTAGAGCAAAAACTATCAGATCCCGATAGAAACATACGAAAATTTGCCCTTGATGCGCTAAAGCATATTAGAGAAAAGCGAAGCTGTGAAATTGCTATGACAGCACTTGATGATACAGATGAGAATGTTGTGGAAGCAGCATTAGAAGTTATTGAAGAACAGTCATATAAAGAAGCAGCAAGTAAGCTGGCAAATATTTTAGAAGATACAGACAGCATTTGGATTATTAATGCGCTTATAAGAACATTTGATAAATTAGGATTAAAAAAATATTCACAAGTTATATCAGAAAAAATATTCTATATAAATGTTTCGGATATCGAAAAAAATATCTTGATGAATACATATGTTAAAGCTTTGGGAAATATTGGTTCATATGAAGACATAGATTTAATCATATATAAATATAAAAAAGATTTTATTATTGATGACTCAAATTTAGTTTTTGGATTGTGTAGTTTGATTGTTAATAACAATATTAGCACTTTGCCAGAAAATACTTATTTGGAATTGGAAAGGATTTTTAAAGAGGGCTGGAACTATAAGGAGGAAACTTTATTTTTTATTTCGATAGCTGCCTTTGTTCAAATTAATATGGTCTTCTTTCTTCAGGATATTAACGAAATTTATAATTTCTATAAAAGAGAAGAATTTTTTATTGAGAATATTTGTAATATTTTACAGAGACTTGACCAGATCCCTGATAGTTTTATTAATAAATTGTTATCTAGTGAGGAACCTGAACTCGTAATGTTAGGCTTGGAGTTAGAGAATAAAAAAAACATTGATTATATTGACAATACAGTATGTAAAGAAGCATTAGAAGAGATTACTTTTGGTGAAAAAAAAGACTCAATGGATCCTTTGGATGTTGATATGCTTTTTTTAAAGCTTGAGAATAAAAATTCTTTTGTTCGAAAGGAAGCAGCACAAAGGCTAATTATGTTTCAAAAACTGGAGAATGTTGAGTTAATTGAAGAAATTATAAATCGCAATTCTGGGGTGGAAGGTATGGAGGCTTTAAAGGTTCTATTCAGACTTAATTCAGATATAGGATTGAAACATATAGCCTATAGAATGGGTAGTATGGATGAAAATATTAGGTCCGGTTTGATAGACATTATGGAATATTCCTCAGATTATGATTTTTATGATTTTATGAATACTATGATAAATGACCCTTCTCAAAAGGTCAGAAGAAAAGCAATTAAAGCTCTTAGTAAAAGGATAGATGACCGAAGTTTGCAGTTATTACTAAAGCTGTATGAAGATGAATATGAAGAAGTAAATAAAATGGAAATTATCTTTAATATATATAAGTTTAAAAGTGAAAGTGCATTTAACTTGCTATCAGTTGCTGCTACTAGCAACGCTATCCTCATAAGAATTGCAGCTGCAAGTTCATTAGGTAAATATAATAGTAAAAAGGCTGAAATTGTCTTGCAAAGTATGTTAAGTGATCCAGTAGAGGAAGTGAGAGAGGCGGTAAGAGAAGCTTTTACCGGAGTAGAGGTGATGGAATGA
- a CDS encoding Hpt domain-containing protein — protein sequence MDEMLQVYFEETEELIQKAEECIISLEMEYSPTYVNELFRIAHTIKGSSHMVGYEDIGNLMHKIEDMLDYARNGSITFDQSIVSICFEGIDTVKKILISKREPDFNEDIIQLVNSASRISEKVDSFISVGKKEEKVAAPQSDTGIVSSLLNAKPKGKNKFYISFFIEDDAPMISPILMMIFNSVKDIGTLEYSSISDEYFSSNFHDKNIKILNIIICTDVEEADLNSYFTIFYVEKIDIVDLIKNKQNDVSFNVNGRNLIRTFKPDKDNFINNFKSYIELINLNSVLIILIDTSELTIIHEYEIKELIQIKKQLKSQEVGMGIIVNSLKTKRIYNIFEAISFIEKFNIYENQMDAMINSIKNEESSFKINKIAKEVYHGIHK from the coding sequence ATGGATGAAATGCTTCAGGTTTATTTTGAAGAGACAGAAGAATTGATACAAAAAGCAGAGGAGTGTATCATAAGTCTTGAGATGGAATACTCACCTACATATGTAAATGAACTATTTAGAATAGCACATACAATTAAAGGGTCTTCACATATGGTTGGGTATGAGGATATAGGAAATCTTATGCATAAGATTGAAGATATGCTTGACTATGCAAGAAATGGTTCTATTACTTTTGACCAAAGTATTGTATCTATCTGTTTTGAGGGTATAGACACTGTAAAAAAAATTCTTATATCTAAAAGAGAGCCAGATTTTAATGAGGATATTATACAATTAGTTAACTCTGCTTCTAGGATTAGTGAGAAGGTGGATAGCTTTATCAGTGTAGGCAAAAAAGAAGAGAAGGTTGCTGCTCCACAATCTGACACAGGAATTGTTTCTTCACTTTTAAATGCAAAGCCTAAAGGTAAAAACAAATTTTATATATCTTTCTTTATAGAAGATGATGCACCAATGATATCTCCTATACTAATGATGATATTTAATAGCGTTAAGGATATAGGAACACTTGAGTACTCTAGCATTTCTGATGAATATTTTAGCAGCAATTTTCATGACAAAAATATAAAGATATTAAATATCATTATATGTACAGATGTTGAGGAAGCTGATTTGAACTCATACTTTACCATATTTTATGTGGAAAAAATTGATATAGTTGATTTAATCAAAAATAAGCAGAATGATGTTAGTTTCAATGTAAATGGTAGAAATTTAATTAGAACTTTTAAACCAGATAAGGATAACTTCATAAATAATTTTAAGTCTTATATTGAATTAATAAATCTTAACTCAGTTTTAATAATTCTTATTGATACAAGTGAACTAACAATAATTCATGAGTATGAAATAAAAGAGTTAATTCAGATAAAGAAGCAACTAAAATCCCAGGAAGTAGGGATGGGTATAATTGTAAACTCTTTAAAGACAAAAAGAATATATAACATTTTTGAAGCTATTAGTTTTATCGAAAAGTTTAATATATATGAGAATCAGATGGATGCAATGATAAATTCTATTAAGAATGAAGAATCATCATTCAAAATAAATAAAATTGCAAAGGAGGTGTACCATGGAATACATAAATAA